The window CACCGGGGATGCGGGCCCCTCGGCGCGGCCTGGAGCACACCGGCGGGCCGCCGCCGCCCGCCGGTGCGGGACCATGGGCCCCATGCAGATCCACATCGAGGCATCGGAACTTCCGGGCCGCACCTGGGGTCCCGGCACCGGCTTCGCCGGTCTCGAAGACATCCACGTCGGCGTACAGCGCAAGGACCGGCCGGGAGAGCTGCTGGGCGTGTACCCGGGCGACGCGCCCCGTGCCGACTGGACCCTGGACTGCACAGCCGTGTCCACCCCCGAGGGCGTCGAGATCTCGGGGCCGTACATCCAGAACCGGCTCGGCGGGTGCTTCATCTACCTGTCGTGGGGCACCGTCGACGGGTCCGGCGACTTCACCATGTTCCGGCGCGCCAAGCTGATGACCGGCGACATCGATCCCGTGGTCGTCGAGGCCGCGGCGCGGTCCGGGCACCTCACCGCCCGGCTGCGCCTGAGCGACGACGGGGGCG is drawn from Streptomyces sp. NBC_00178 and contains these coding sequences:
- a CDS encoding DUF5990 family protein; this translates as MQIHIEASELPGRTWGPGTGFAGLEDIHVGVQRKDRPGELLGVYPGDAPRADWTLDCTAVSTPEGVEISGPYIQNRLGGCFIYLSWGTVDGSGDFTMFRRAKLMTGDIDPVVVEAAARSGHLTARLRLSDDGGGPRCGRVRPADITWSATRSA